The Hemibagrus wyckioides isolate EC202008001 linkage group LG12, SWU_Hwy_1.0, whole genome shotgun sequence genome includes a window with the following:
- the matcap2 gene encoding putative tyrosine carboxypeptidase MATCAP2 isoform X1, translating into MLEAIQVTEHLHWAEKDMAKKCVLRVMEKPVSQVYVDRRSSSVLKSSSVFLQKEEETEGKMLKHSPYRQFKRAQHIVSTSTHRDMRPLVLIRSGNQSYGEISQSQLFRCSWPGNNISILGSPVSLSPRPGSQISRAYLPRVRLPQLAKGSRDGENSTKKPCILTAIKPSNVESEKAKFFKSDFRYNPQFEYSNPASPQVLEKHSKASDRFLTQAVRIMELALHKYGNYEKFEQATGGSLLTKSRIWAHVKKYMEKEGCVGEIVVHLTDDLLSRASMTVVNGRPTLTINISAAREQWLEGMLRHEIGTHYFRSINNSQQPWSSGAGRKKLGLKPVNPTEEGLASIHSVLFRRDPRLWRAALLYYTVHQAAHMSFTQLFQELARFVHDPGTRWDYCVRAKRGQTDTSQPGCFNKDQVYLDGILKILRHREKIDFQLLTALGKVSYEDVERLKSLAVMENVRIPHFLQDQARYAEQLQKIMAVNQLTDEELQTLI; encoded by the exons ATGCTGGAAGCCATTCAAGTTACTG AACATCTCCACTGGGCTGAGAAGGACATGGCTAAgaagtgtgtactgagagtcaTGGAGAAGCCTGTAAGTCAGGTGTATGTGGATCGCCGATCTTCTAGTGTCCTAAAGAGCAGCTCCGTCTTCCTGCAGAAAGAGGAGGAGACAGAAGGCAAGATGCTCAAGCACTCCCCCTACAGACAGTTTAAAAGAGCACAGCATATCGTCTCTACATCGACCCACCGAGACATGAGGCCTCTGGTGCTGATCCGTTCAGGTAATCAGAGCTATGGagaaatcagccaatcacagcttTTCCGTTGTTCCTGGCCAGGGAACAATATAAGCATCCTTGGCAGTCCAGTCAGCCTGTCTCCACGTCCTGGTAGCCAGATCAGCAGAGCTTATCTACCTCGGGTCAGACTCCCACAGCTGGCTAAAGGTAGTAGAGATGGAGAAAACTCCACAAAGAAGCCTTGCATTCTCACTGCCATTAAACCTTCTAATGTGGAGAGTGAGAAGGCCAAGTTCTTCAAGTCAGACTTCAGGTATAACCCACAGTTTGAGTACAGCAACCCAGCATCACCACAAGTTCTGGAAAAACACAGCAAAGCCTCTGACCGCTTCCTCACACAG GCGGTACGCATCATGGAGCTGGCTCTGCACAAGTACGGAAATTACGAGAAGTTTGAGCAGGCCACCGGAGGAAGCTTGCTGACCAAGAGCCGAATCTGGGCCCACGTCAAGAAGTACATGGAGAAGGAAGGCTGTGTGGGAGAG atagtgGTGCACCTGACCGATGACCTGCTCTCCAGAGCCTCCATGACCGTGGTGAACGGCAGGCCAACTCTCACCATCAATATCTCCGCAGCCAGGGAGCAGTGGCTCGAGGGCATGCTGAGACatgagattg GTACTCACTATTTCCGCAGCATCAATAACAGCCAGCAGCCATGGAGCAGCGGAGCCGGGCGGAAGAAGCTCGGACTGAAGCCGGTCAACCCCACAGAGGAGGGCCTGGCCAGCATCCACAGCGTGCTGTTCCGCAGAGACCCCCGGCTGTGGCGTGCCGCCCTGCTCTACTACACCGTCCACCAGGCGGCGCACATGTCCTTCACGCAGCTGTTCCAAGAGCTCGCACGCTTCGTCCACGATCCCGGCACACGCTGGGACTACTGCGTACGAGCTAAACGCGGCCAGACCGACACATCACAACCCG GCTGTTTCAATAAGGACCAGGTTTATCTGGACGGCATCCTGAAGATCCTCAGGCACAGAGAGAAGATCGACTTCCAGCTCCTCACTGCACTTGGGAAG GTGTCCTACGAGGACGTGGAGCGCCTGAAGAGCCTGGCTGTGATGGAGAATGTACGAATCCCTCACTTCCTGCAGGACCAGGCGCGTTACGCCGAGCAGCTCCAGAAGATCATGGCGGTCAATCAGCTGACCGATGAAGAGCTCCAAACGCTTATCTGA
- the matcap2 gene encoding putative tyrosine carboxypeptidase MATCAP2 isoform X2, whose product MAKKCVLRVMEKPVSQVYVDRRSSSVLKSSSVFLQKEEETEGKMLKHSPYRQFKRAQHIVSTSTHRDMRPLVLIRSGNQSYGEISQSQLFRCSWPGNNISILGSPVSLSPRPGSQISRAYLPRVRLPQLAKGSRDGENSTKKPCILTAIKPSNVESEKAKFFKSDFRYNPQFEYSNPASPQVLEKHSKASDRFLTQAVRIMELALHKYGNYEKFEQATGGSLLTKSRIWAHVKKYMEKEGCVGEIVVHLTDDLLSRASMTVVNGRPTLTINISAAREQWLEGMLRHEIGTHYFRSINNSQQPWSSGAGRKKLGLKPVNPTEEGLASIHSVLFRRDPRLWRAALLYYTVHQAAHMSFTQLFQELARFVHDPGTRWDYCVRAKRGQTDTSQPGCFNKDQVYLDGILKILRHREKIDFQLLTALGKVSYEDVERLKSLAVMENVRIPHFLQDQARYAEQLQKIMAVNQLTDEELQTLI is encoded by the exons ATGGCTAAgaagtgtgtactgagagtcaTGGAGAAGCCTGTAAGTCAGGTGTATGTGGATCGCCGATCTTCTAGTGTCCTAAAGAGCAGCTCCGTCTTCCTGCAGAAAGAGGAGGAGACAGAAGGCAAGATGCTCAAGCACTCCCCCTACAGACAGTTTAAAAGAGCACAGCATATCGTCTCTACATCGACCCACCGAGACATGAGGCCTCTGGTGCTGATCCGTTCAGGTAATCAGAGCTATGGagaaatcagccaatcacagcttTTCCGTTGTTCCTGGCCAGGGAACAATATAAGCATCCTTGGCAGTCCAGTCAGCCTGTCTCCACGTCCTGGTAGCCAGATCAGCAGAGCTTATCTACCTCGGGTCAGACTCCCACAGCTGGCTAAAGGTAGTAGAGATGGAGAAAACTCCACAAAGAAGCCTTGCATTCTCACTGCCATTAAACCTTCTAATGTGGAGAGTGAGAAGGCCAAGTTCTTCAAGTCAGACTTCAGGTATAACCCACAGTTTGAGTACAGCAACCCAGCATCACCACAAGTTCTGGAAAAACACAGCAAAGCCTCTGACCGCTTCCTCACACAG GCGGTACGCATCATGGAGCTGGCTCTGCACAAGTACGGAAATTACGAGAAGTTTGAGCAGGCCACCGGAGGAAGCTTGCTGACCAAGAGCCGAATCTGGGCCCACGTCAAGAAGTACATGGAGAAGGAAGGCTGTGTGGGAGAG atagtgGTGCACCTGACCGATGACCTGCTCTCCAGAGCCTCCATGACCGTGGTGAACGGCAGGCCAACTCTCACCATCAATATCTCCGCAGCCAGGGAGCAGTGGCTCGAGGGCATGCTGAGACatgagattg GTACTCACTATTTCCGCAGCATCAATAACAGCCAGCAGCCATGGAGCAGCGGAGCCGGGCGGAAGAAGCTCGGACTGAAGCCGGTCAACCCCACAGAGGAGGGCCTGGCCAGCATCCACAGCGTGCTGTTCCGCAGAGACCCCCGGCTGTGGCGTGCCGCCCTGCTCTACTACACCGTCCACCAGGCGGCGCACATGTCCTTCACGCAGCTGTTCCAAGAGCTCGCACGCTTCGTCCACGATCCCGGCACACGCTGGGACTACTGCGTACGAGCTAAACGCGGCCAGACCGACACATCACAACCCG GCTGTTTCAATAAGGACCAGGTTTATCTGGACGGCATCCTGAAGATCCTCAGGCACAGAGAGAAGATCGACTTCCAGCTCCTCACTGCACTTGGGAAG GTGTCCTACGAGGACGTGGAGCGCCTGAAGAGCCTGGCTGTGATGGAGAATGTACGAATCCCTCACTTCCTGCAGGACCAGGCGCGTTACGCCGAGCAGCTCCAGAAGATCATGGCGGTCAATCAGCTGACCGATGAAGAGCTCCAAACGCTTATCTGA
- the chtopa gene encoding chromatin target of PRMT1a, which yields MSSPSTQKVVLKSTTKVSLNERFTNMMKNKQPTAVSIRATMQQQHMASARNRRLAQQMENRPSVQAALQHKQSLKQRLGKSNIQARLGRPIGPLMRGGAGGRGFGVAGMRGAMRGLRGRGRGGAMRGALALRGQLKGRGGPGRPGLRKGMRQRGGATGRGAALTGRGAARGGAGARGRGGLRGRGGFLGRGRGRGRGRGAGRPVVTREQLDNQLDAYMSKTKGHLDAELDAYMAQADPESME from the exons ATGAGTTCCCCCTCGACTCAAAAAGTCGTGCTGAAAAGCACCACCAAGGTGTCGCTGAACGAGCG CTTCACTAACATGATGAAGAACAAGCAGCCGACCGCGGTTAGCATCCGGGCGAccatgcagcagcagcacatggCCAGCGCAAGGAACCGGCGTCTCGCCCAGCAGATGGAGAACAGGCCGTCGGTGCAGGCAGCACTGCAGCACAAACAG AGCCTGAAGCAGCGGCTTGGGAAGAGCAACATTCAGGCGCGGCTGGGTCGTCCCATCGGCCCGCTGATGCGGGGAGGCGCCGGAGGACGTGGCTTCGGCGTGGCAGGAATGCGCGGAGCTATGCGAGGCCTCAGAGGACGAGGAAGAGGAGGCGCCATGAGAGGAGCGCTGGCTCTTAGAG GTCAGCTGAAGGGCCGAGGTGGTCCGGGGCGTCCAGGTCTTCGCAAGGGAATGCGCCAGCGAGGAGGAGCCACGGGTCGAGGAGCCGCTCTGACTGGCCGAGGAGCAGCACGTGGAGGAGCCGGAGCCCGTG GTCGCGGAGGTCTGCGCGGTCGTGGCGGTTTCCTTGGAAGAGGCCGCGGTCGAGGCCGAGGCAGGGGAGCAGGACGTCCCGTCGTCACCAGAGAACAGCTGGACAATCAGCTGGACGCCTACATGTCCAAAACCAAGGGACATCTAGACGCAGAGCTGGATGCGTACATGGCCCAAGCTGACCCGGAGAGCATGGAGTGA